CAGTGGCAATGGTATCATGAATAATAGAAACTTCTCAAACATGTCTCCTCAGAGTATTAATACacattcaaatataaattatacaaATACTAATACCACAAATATTGCATCGCCCTTGAGCAGTAGTTTCTTGGATGTAAATAATGCCCATACAGCCTCAGGTAGATCAATACCTTCTTTATCCACAATCATTCCGTACGCTGTACCAAGTTCAAACTCAAACTCAACTTCCAATAtgaataatggtaataatgcAGGTATCGCATCAAAAAGTGGATCTTATATTGCTTCTTTGAATCAATGCGGTCACAATCAATACAGCGCCTCTTTACCGAACAATATCGCTGCTATTGATTCAAATGTTATCTCATCCCCTATAGTGGACAGCGTGGAACCTAGATTTGTTGTGTCTCGTCACAAACTTCATGCAAGGACAAACTCACATTCAAATAACTACTTAAACACTCATTCTAACAATAATACGCATAGTTTATCAAGATCAAGTTCGCTATCATCTCAATTGGGTAGCTTATTTTTTTCGAGTGGTAACTATCACAGTAATAATTCTCctacaaataattatagTTATAATAACAATCAACCCACAAACTTACCTTCTACTCTACCCACATCAATCCCAAAACAACCTATAAGGGCAAGACAAGCCAGTTTTCACAGCGGTTCTCGCCAAcattcatcatcatcttcttaTAATGATCAATTCTTAGaacataataatactaacaCCAATACAAATAACAGCATGGGGACATCTCCCCAAATGGAACacactaataataatactaccatcaataacaatattaaGAATCAAAATACTTCTCAATATCAAAGTCCTTCAAAATCAATTCCCGTTCGTCCGATTCAACAGAATCAATCTCAATTACAACATCAATCCCATTCTTCCATGGTGGactttaaaagatttttcCGTAGAACTCCTTCAGGGTCTTTTTCTCCAGGCTCTTATAGTAAATCTATAGGCAGTAACACTCCGACTCCAAGGCAAGGTGATGATAATTCCTCAACTGCCACAAATACTACGAATACTGCTACCACcaatggtaataataattctaccATAGGAGGCCCAACTACTGCCActacaaatataaatattcaattgacaaataattcattctcttcatcttctaattcttcatctctGGACTTTACTCCTACTAGCTTAAATtataacaacaacaataacaatacatCTGCTAGTGTCTCcacaaataattttgaaaatttatacaataaagattcaaatgataatgCTGATTTACCATTCtccaagaaatatattttgacTGGCCAAGATTTAGGTCAAGGTGCTGGAGGATCTGTAAAATTagttaaaagaatttatgATAATCAAATCTTTGCtgtgaaaaattttagatCTAAATttactaatgaaaataaacgTGATTATATCAAGAAAATCACTTCGGAATATTGTATCGGTACCACTTTAAAACAtccaaatataattaaaactaTTGAAATCATTTATGAAATTGATACTATTTGGCAAGTCTTGGAATATTGtgaatttgatttattcGCCATTGTAATGAGTAACAAAATGTCTTATGATGAAGTGTCTTGTTGCTTCAAGCAGATTCTAACAGGTATTCAGTATCTTCATTCAATCGGTTTAGCTCATAGAGATctaaaattagataattgtGTCATTAATAAAGATGGTATTGTtaaattgattgattttGGGGCAGCTGTTGTCTTCCAATATCCTTTCTCAAAGAATTTGGTAGAGGCAACAGGCATTGTAGGAAGCGACCCATACTTGGCTCCTGAAGTTTGTATATTTGCAAAATACGATCCAAGACCAGTAGATATATGGTCTGCTGCAATTATTTTTGCTTGCATGATCTTAAAGAAGTTCCCTTGGAAATTaccaaaattaaaagataattcttttaaactATTTTGCTCGGGTAGAGATTGTGATTCTTTAAGCGCATTGGTAACCAAAACTCCAAATCCTCCATcatatgaaaatattgatgaatCTTCTTCTCCAAATACAGGGAATTCTATGAATGATGGACATAGTGGCAGTCATAGTCCAGCAAAACCTCAATCCAATAATCCATCTGATCCacataatttaaatattggtCCACAAAGGTTACTTCATACTTTGCCAGAAGAGTCACAATATATCATTTCTAAAATGATCGACCTTGCCCCAGCTTGTAGAGTAAATATTGATGAGATTATGAACGATGACTGGATCAGAAATATTGATATGTGCCgtattaatgaagaatctCTTGAACTATTCGCTGGTTCTAATCATTTGCATACCATTGTTGATCAAAGTGAAGCCCATATTGCAGGGCTagaaaggaaaaaaaggataatagccattaaaaatatatattattctcACCATTATTTAGCATTTATTTGAgcatttattaattatcaaCTTCATAtgagataattttttccataCTTGTaacatttatatatacatattttttattttttattcatattaaatatttccctttatttcaatatttgtattatgtATGTACTAATTTTTCTacataatattaatagtttACCATTGGTAAACATAGAACAAGAAAAGCTCTCCACTAATCTAATTAAATGAATCTTTTTAaacttcaaatatattttgttaaaGTATTTTGATGCTACTTTTCATTTTAGCAATTACtagttattttatttaaaaaattaagtgACAGACAGAATCTTCCAAAGAAGTTCGGGAAGCTCAAGAAACTCATACcttaaaaaatgaattttaaacttaattataataagaaaaatacaaattcaaaCTAAAATTAAggataaagaagaaaatagcattctattataaaatattgtaGCATATTACAATGTCTTCtccaaaaaattcattaatcaaattaattGTAGGAGCTGGTAAAGCCGCCCCAACTCCACCAGTAGGTCCAGCATTAGGTTCCAAAGGTGTTAAAGCAATTGATTTCTGCAAACAATTCAACGCAAAAACTGAGGCCTATCTTCCAGATACACCGATCCCAGTACTGATTACAGTAAGACCTGATagatcttttaaatttgaattgaaatCTCCTCCAACAgggtttttattattaaaggcACTTGGCAAAGAAAAGGGACATGggaaaacaaatattttaaataatgaaggAACTTTGGgagaattatcattaaaacACGTTTATGAAATTGctaagataaaaaaaactgatACAAGACATAGCACACTACCATTAGAAGGTATTAGCAAATCGGTAGTAGGTGTGGCAAGAAGTATGGGCATTAAAATAGTACCTTAGTTTTTAATATACTCCTTTCTTCATCTACGGGTCTATAAAAGTAACTCCCTACGAGACCTTTCTTCTGTacattaattgaaaatccTCATCATTTACATTCCATAAACCACTTGtagatattatatatatttatttatgtaataagtaaaaaaaacatttcaaaatttagcTTTGAATTTTAAGCTCcgaatatattttaaacaaacctatatatatatatatatatatgaatacccctatatataatattaaacattaataaaagaCCCAGGTAAATAAATGATGATtaagttattatttctaatttacaGTAAACTTCTATATATGAGGCtataatgatttttatGCGTATGCTAAtgattaaagaaaatagaCAATAATATAGAGATATGTCTATGTACCATGCTTTttttagatatatttttaagatttcttaaatacaatttaaattattttattttttcaattttcttctCTTATTTTGTTtccatttctttttatttttattattattattattattattattattattattattattattattattattattattattagaaacttGTGATCTCTGTGaaatagtttttttattcactACAGGAGATGATGTTACGCTGCTAGTATTGTTAGTATTTGACATTGGAATTGCTAACTGTTTAGCAGTAACATGATTTGAAGACAGAGAGACTTCATGTGGAGTTAAGCGAGTGTATAGCAGATAGTAAGCGTTTGGTTCCTTCAGCATCTCTCTTTCTGAGATCTTATTGATGTATTCGTCATCATATGTAGCCCAAGAGCCATCGGGCTGCTTGCAATGAGCAATATAATGACCTGAAGATAAGGAGCGACCTTCATGAACAACAACACTTAATAACTGATATTTGACGGGTAATATAGAGTCTTTACCGGCTTCACAAAATTCAGTTAAATCTAAAAACATCGGATAGGAGACAGCTTGCTTCATTTTAGATGATGAAGTACCattaaatctaaatttctttaaatggATTAATAATGTTTCTGGAGCTCTTAAGATCGTACTACGTTTTGTTGCATTCGTAGTTTTATTACATTTTTCACAAACGTAACCTTTCTTTTCCTTATCCACTTTAATCAATTCGGGATTAAAGAAATCTCTTATAGACTTTTCAATAGAGAATCTGCGAGTAAGACCTTCTTGAGAAGCGAATGATGTGTTGGTATCACTAGTAGtttttgaagatattgAGTTTGCGACTAAATTATCTTGAGTTTGTTTAGCATTAGATGAATCAGTATCAGCTAAAGCGTTAGTAGTGGTACCAACATTTTCTTCAGATGAATGAAGTTTACGTTTACCTTTCAAATGTAATGAAAGATCGTAAAATGGTTGTTCTGTTTTAGACACTTCACCACAGGATTTACAAGTGACCAATTGCTTTAATAGTCCTCcaaaaatatcataaaTGATGGATTCTGTCAGCTTATGACCTCTTGGAACTGAATCTTCTTGTAACCGTGACATTAATGACATAAAGTATTCATGTGAATCTTCTTGTTGCCATTCACTCATCATACAGTTAATATCATCTAATCTCGATATTAATCTTTTTGGATCAAAATAAGAGCTACTGGAAGATTtgccattttttttattctttaaagGTAAATTCCACATTTTTCTACTAGTCTCAGCCAAAGTATAAGATACAGAATTTGGCTTAATAGTTGAGCTATAGTTACCGCGTAATATATCGAACAAATAATGCTGAACAGCAGGTATATGAAGCATAGCTTGGACTGCAGCATTTGTATAGCAAGTCACCCCATGATTCAGTAATCCTTTTAATTTCAGGCTAGATAATTGTGGACcccaatttttaattattttagaaTCTTTATTACAACCtctatcattaatatttttattaaattcataaAAAGCTGAAGTATTTTCAGTATTAGattttggtaatttatGCTTCAATTCTTCaccttcttcttcatttttagaGTATTTCTtgtcttcttcttctggaGTGTCTTTTGAAGATTCGCTGCTATTATTGGTACTCTCTTCTGAGTTTTCTTTTAGAAGGGATTCTTGATAATCTTTTGCCTCCAGttgtaattgtaatttttcagaGTCTGAAATAGGTTCTAActcatcatcaatatccATGTCATCTTCGGTTTTAGTAGATATCTTTATACTGTCTTCTTGAGACTGTTCGGATACTGTAGAGGAAAGGTTGTTAAcatcttcattaaaatcttcatcatcatcttcggcttcatcttcaatatcatcTGTGGCTTCCTCACCCTCCTTGTCTTCATTACTACTAGTCTCAGCATTACCTTCTGTATTAGTTTCTATAGTAGAGTTCATTACCCTCAGTTGTTGAGCTGATTGAGTACCAGTACTTAGACCTAAGTCTTCACTTATGTTTTCATTATCGTCTTCATGGCTAGCTTTATCAATATCCTCACCAAGATCTTCACCGATATCCTCTCCCAGATCTTCCCCCAAATCTTCAGTAAAATCTGTGGAAAGCTCTTGATTATTAGAAGTTTTTTGAATATGGTGGGTGTTCAAAATTTTGTTAACATTAACAttaacattatttaaattaccTGTCTCAGAAGAGTCCGTAGCCGGGCTAGTAGCGTATTCTCTAGCCTCgtgaaatatttcttcatcttcagaggaagaagaagacACAGTAGCATTAATAGCGCCATTGACACTAGCATTGTTTTGAGTCTCGTTGACATCAGTGTCACTTAACAAAATATCATCGTTAGTATCATTCTTATTCTTAGCAGCCTTCTTACTAGAATATACAGCCTTTTTTGTAATCGGTGTTTGAGAATACATCGCTAATGCCTCTGCCATTGATTTgggtaaatttttcttgtgatatttatttttcatagACTCATTAGCACCAGTATCAATATCCTCTAATGTATCACTCAGATCTGCATGACTAACCTTAGCGTCGTTAGATCTATCCTCATTCTTGGATTTAGCGCCGATGATTATATAATTGCTATTCACTTCACTAGAAGTTCCAGCTGTATTTTTAGCAGTCATGAATGCCAGAGGATTGGCCAAGATTCTGTCCACTAGGGGTTTGATGGTATCCTGGGCAGCCATATTTCTCTCGTGAGCTGTTGCGCAgttgatatttattttcttgcCTGGGTTACAAACCGTCTTTAGTGATCCAGTTCTTCGAACAAAAATTGTTCTACTACTTGAAACAGGTAATGACTCTTAATGATCAGCCTTCTTTAAAGCTTCCATATAGACTCTTGCTCCACATTAGGGTTTGAACAGCCTAATCAGATCTTAGAACAATTTCCAGAAAGCATATACTTTCTGGATTGTTTCTCAGGTCCAATGTATTAGTGGTTTTTGCTCATCGCTTtgtgaaaaatttcaaaaccAATGAAGTGCGGGTAACCTGGATAAAATTGATGTTTGAATAGTTTTGACAATCAACACTAAGGTGAAGAAGTaagtattaataatttaatatgaaTTTTACTTCAAGGTGTCATTATAATATCAGTTACTTGTAGGTATTTGTatataaagaagaaaataggtttaaattaatacccaattatatatatcaagGTAATATCAGGATGGGATATAGAGGGTTTGGCTTAGAGCAATTATCTCCACCGTCTAATAGGCCGTTTAACCAACTAACACAAGATGAACAGGCAGAAAAGGGTGCTCAAATGATGTTAAATTTCATGTCATCATGCCCTGGGAAATTTGCAGTGTCTGGTGTTACTGGGTTTGCACTTGGTGGGGTATTTGGGCTATTCATGGCATCCATGCAATATGATACACCGCTTCATACGTCTTTACCAGGAGTTCCAAATGctgttaaaaatatatctgaCTTACCATTCAAACAGCAAGTTAAGTTACAATTCGCTGATATGGGAAAACGGTCGTGGTCCAGTGCCAAGAATTTTGGGTACATGGGTATGATTTATTCCGGAGCTGAGTGTGTAATTGAATCCATTAGAGCTAAGAACGATATTTATAACGGGGTTTGGGCAGGCTGTGTGACAGGCGGAGGACTGGCATACAAATCTGGTCCCCAAGCTGCTGCATTGGGTTGTGCAGGGTTTGCTGCGTTCTCAACTGCTATAGAACTTTATATGAGAAGTGAAGATGGCGCCCCACCAAAGAACGATTTTGATGcatgaatatttatttatatattgtctattataaatgaatattcCAACAACACCTTGTACATATCCGAATACATTTTTCTATTAGCCTTCTTAATGTCatgtaatatattttcataattaccacttctttaaatataacaaaaattGCATTCTATAATACTAGTCCTAAATATTacatataaaaaaaacaatgatattagatataattaaaattattattaaaactgTCCAATAAATACATCGTACCCGCGTTTGAGatacattattaatattacaCGTGCTACAAGCACTTGAATCCTCCCCCACCTGCTGTTGTTTTGATGGTATAGTTGTGTCACCATGAAGCTGCAGAGTTTCATAAAGAATATCtatctttcttttattaatttgcATTTCATTTTGAAGTCGTCGTATTACTGGGGTATCTTCTAAACCggaaatttgaataatgcTTTGTCTTTTTTCTCTTCGACTCGagatatttgataattgatCATCATTATGACCATCATATTTATAGAGATTGTTGGTTGACCTTATTCTCCTTCTGCTTCCATTTACCAAGTTCACATAACTGTTAGAATCATTCTctgataaagaattatcagCTTTTATTAATCcatctttttctttgttaTTCCCAAACGGAAGATTTTCAATATCGTTTAATGTATGTATTTCTATACCTTTGTTTTTGCCCCAGATATCTTGATTTTGCTCGTTTTGTCTCTGTCGCTTCAAGATATTTTCCCATTTAGTTTGGATAGGCTTTTGAAATGACGTTAATTTTCTCTTGTTATCTCTTAGAAACGATTCTTGATGTGAGATATCTTCGTCCTTATGAAATGACATACTTTGATATGTCATTGAATTTGGCTTGGGATAATTTAGTGGCACAGGATTGCctaaaactttttttatttgggAAATCTTGCTATTACTTAACTGACTCATAGAAACTCTGGGGTCTTTTGTattaacattattattaataccGCCAAGATGCGTCCTTTTTTGGTTAATTCCTGATAATGGAGTTAAACTTCTAATCAAACGAGGCGtcaattcaatattatctaCGTTAGACAAAAATTTACGATTTGTATTATGGGTTTCACTCATAAGCTCTATTTCAGTGTTTTGGTTCTTTTCCAACTTGGGAATATCATTTTTGCCCGGGATAGGTGTCGATAATATTGTGTCATTCTTAAGCACATCTTCTAAATTAGAGTTAGTGTTGCTATCTCTACTATATCTAAAGGATGGCGAATTTTTGATTTCGTTCTCATCTATATCGGTAGATGTCTGATTCAAGGGATATCTCTTTTCAAGTTCTCTTGGCTCTCGTATGAATGACTTTGAATCTATAGAATTATCGGAATCACTATGTGTTCTATAATGTagttttgttttgaaaattCCATTGTTTTTATCTGCaatcaattctttatttttctccACAGCATGGCCAAGTCGCTCTCTCAAATAAGATATTCGTTTATcactttctttttttatattatcagACATTGCCGTATCATCTGGGATTaggatattattaataaatgataCCTTTGGAAGATTATTCTCTATATGATGTTTCCAATGATTGTTAGATATATTCGTATGCTAAAATCACTTTACTGTTTATTCATGGATTGTTCTTCGAAGGATTACTATTCCTCCTAAAATTTACTCAAAACAGAAAAATGAAAGGTTGATCTGTTTTATCAATAGTATTAAAATTGGTTATTTAAACCATTCAGAATAGTttataatttcttcttttattctATAACGCTTTATTAGTTTTAAACGCcaattaaaattcttgATTTGTTGTTTATTTTGTCACCGGTGTCACTAAATAAAACAAGTCACGTGAACTTTCTCGACACAATTTCTAGAAGATtgtaattaaatatttcttattatGTTACATAGGGATAAACTTTTAGTAacttcaaattatttattatagaTTTATCTAAGGTTACTAAATTTCATATAAAGTTCATATTAGTCTACATATTTCAACTCTGATGTTTGAGGATAACAACGTTGCATTTCACAGTTACCTTCTTGTGATAATCTTATGAATGTCTTTGATAGATTCGAGATTGCCTTATTTTTATGTAATGCTAGTTCAATaatcttttcaaatatgaAAGAAGTTTcgaaattttttgaaaatattttcttattcacaattttatctttaataaactCAAAATTCAGTATTTTAGCAAAAATCTCTAAAACAAGAATTACTATTGTATTATCGCTAATTTCAAGACAGTCTGATAATGGCCTAATAAAATCTTGATCAAGTAAGTAATCTATTATTTCATACTCAGTTTCAACCACAGTAACACAATTATAAATCACCCAACATACTTCTATTTTCCTGTCTACAACGTCATACTTTAATAtatctattaataaagGTATAATTCCTATATTAATAacttcttttatattttctatctTCCCACaacaaatattagaaataatccaaattgTATTCTTTTTCCCCACATATCCTTTATTATCCAAACTGCTTTTAATAAGAGGAAGAAGTCCgaaatcaataatatttctcaCTTGATCGTCACTTCCCATGCTAATTTTCACTAAagtttgaagaattagctTTCTAATTTTTACCATATCggtatttaatatattgattAATACCTCTACAACCCTATTatctaaaaaatattgaattgtagattcttcttcatctatTAAATAGGAAGCAACACGAGCTgcatttaaaacaattctaaaatcaggtgataataataatgaagaaagaAACGGTACTAttcttaataattcttctttatcttcATAATATGTCTCCTTTGAACTAATATCTTTGCATAAATTTGCCAGAGTCCAAGAGATTATCCGTACCATTGAAGTTTGATAgctatttctattattaagtAATCCCACTAGGATCCTAACACTTTTATTGTATATTACCAAATGCCTATTGTATACAGAATTAGAAGCAATATTTCCTAGAATCCAAACAGACTGctctttaatttcatctgATGTAGAATATAATAGGCTAATTAATCTGagaataatattcaaatccACCATGAGAGATATACTGTCATTTGAGAAAGAACTGATGATTCTCAAACAGCAAATTGAGTTACACTGAATTTGCTGAGGAGCACCAGGGTCTACACAATGAACTAATTTAGGAATTATTCCGGATCGAATGATAGATGTTGAATTGATTGCGGTCTGCAGATGTAACAATTGCCTTAGTTTTACCAAGATTGAACAAATGCTATCTGATCCTGAATGACTTAATTTGGAAGCAATTCTGGGTAATTCAGTTTCGAAGTCATTAGAAGCAATATCAACGTAATAGTTAAGATTGAAATCATATGTTGTATCAGTGATGTTTGTGTTGAAATAGCCAATTAAGCCATCCATGTTATAATTTGaccttaaaaaaattgaatttattctACTGCAAGGATATTTTTCAGCCATTGCTGCGTCAATAACATTTCGCTTTGAAAGATATTCATCTCTAAATGCCTTTCTTGTTTCAATATGTTTTTGAtgatttcttcttttcaattcattgTGATTAAATctctttttattcttatattttttaattctataagcattagttttattattattattattattattgttgctTTCCGAGGTCATCTAACTTATATCTCAAAAagcaaagaaaattataaatgtATAGACTTAGTGAACCAACCAATTATTAGCAAAAATTAGatgttaatattattagccAGCTCATAAaacaatgaaaataaatactaATTAAATTACTCTTGATAGTATCTTTTAACtatcataatattatttacgAAGATTCTTTTGTGGCGCATAAAAAGCAGCTAAACCGATAGATATCATTACtcaatgaaaataattaattatttaaatatttgatgattcaaaaagaattaagTATTAGGCATTACACacaaaagaattattaggCATAAGGATACAATTGTACTTTAAGTTAGTTTATAAAGgcataaaaaaataaaaaaataatccaaattaAACCTGCAACAGAAAAGACGCCTGCTTATTTAGCGTTCCCTTTTATcgtttaaaaataaatatattaacaGAAGCCATTCAGAGCGCTAGTTTGATTCCAAGGATCTtccatttttcattaactcataaactaatttaaaataaattcatacCCCCAtacttaataatttgattaagTACCATCATTGTCTCTAATAATGGAATAGAAAAAAGATAGATAGGAATATCAATTGTCAATTAATTAaactataataataataaagcaCCGGCAACAAGAGCAGGACCAGCAGCCATAccaaatatattcataGAGTTCATACCAGCCACATTTTCGATATCTCTTTCAACAATTCTGGCACGGGtttcaatatcttcagtttcaaattcaacTTCAACTGGTTCTGTTTCTTGTGGTCTTTCTGGGGCTTCGGTGATGATATCTCTCTTGAAATGGGTTTTGTGAGATTTCTTGGTTTTGTTGAATTTACCATATTTGTGAGTACCAGAAATAGTTGGTTTGTGAGATTTCTTGGTTTTGTTGAATTTACCATATTTATGAGTACCAGAAATAGTTGGTTTGTGAGATTTCTTGGTTTTGTTGAATTTACCATATTTGTGAGTACCAGAAATAGTTGGTTTGTGAGATTTCTTAGTCTTGTTGAATTTACCGTATTTCTTAGTACCTGATATAGTTGGCTTATGAGATTTCTTGgttttattgaatttaccGTATTTCTTAGTACCAGAGATAGTTGGCTTGTGAGATTTCTTAGTCTTGTTGAATTTACCGTACTTCTTGGTGTTGTGAGTGGTATCAGTGAATGGTAAACGAGAAGTCAAGGTAGTGACCTCTTTGTTTTCTTCAGTAGTATCTTTATCTTTAGCTACAGCAAAAGAGGCCAAAGTAGCCAATAAAGTCAAGGAAACTGCTGAATATCTCATCTTGTTCTATTTAACAATTAATTCTatggtaaaaataaatcaaattcttGAAAAGTGGCAAAGTTCagttataaatatttttatattaaaccTTATTTtagttcttttatatttttaaaaatgaagacAAATACAAAATCAATTGGATGGTTCTATTTggattaataataagatgGTATCTTAAATTATGGTAGTTAGGATCGctattgataaattttcaaatttttccgacttttattttgttgagTGTGAGGATAAATATGCAAAACAAAAAGGGTTTTGAAAAGAATCGAAAGGGCGAAAGTAGTTTAAAACAATtggaatgaaaaaaaagttggTTTCAAGTCGAAGTCGAAAGtaatatcaaataaaaatttagaaagcGAACGCACAGGTTGATGAGTTGGTTATATATAACGTACAACAGTATTTGAATACAATAGTTATCTCTCAAAGAGGGAATTGAAGGAGTTCTGAATAAAGTCCACGAGGACttcaaatttctttttcaattggcTTCAAGGAGATGCCGAGTAGTTTTTTCATAGCTCCCTTTTGAAAACAcaaacaaatacaaatatggCCCAGTTAAGAACACAGATAAACACACGATTATGCAATCTAGAACCTTTATTCCGTACAGTGTCCATAAGCTTAATGATGCTATCGTTGAACCAGACATGGCCACAGGGGCATCCGCTACTTTCTCAGACACTGAATTACCGGTTTGCTTCCCTAAACAAACACCGGGCAACGGATAAAACCAATCGACAGAGTAGCTAATCAAAATACACTGGATTCCTCCAACCGGCTCTTGCCATCCGTACCCTAGTGCCCAATCTGCAAGGATGTTAAACACTTATGCacctattattatttcattatttttttcacttgtcaaaataaacaaacCATATTGGGAAACAGTCAATACCCGAAGGTTCCCCAGAAAATCCCGCAGCAAAATCTGTGTTGCAGTTGACGGAATGTCCTTTTCTGGTTAGCTCCGAGCCGAGCAGTTTACTGTGGTAatgaacaaaataaaaaatgatgGCCAAAATGATGGTAAAGTGtgtttatttgtttgtaTATTGAAATAACACTGCTTACGTAGAATTTCTCGCGTTGTAACTAGTTATGGTAACGCAAGCTATAAAagtttcaattttcaaCGGCGAGAGAAGTTTGAGTGAGCGGTGAACTATTGATTACTATTCTA
The window above is part of the Henningerozyma blattae CBS 6284 chromosome 2, complete genome genome. Proteins encoded here:
- the UBP10 gene encoding ubiquitin-specific protease UBP10 (similar to Saccharomyces cerevisiae UBP10 (YNL186W); ancestral locus Anc_2.69), translated to MAAQDTIKPLVDRILANPLAFMTAKNTAGTSSEVNSNYIIIGAKSKNEDRSNDAKVSHADLSDTLEDIDTGANESMKNKYHKKNLPKSMAEALAMYSQTPITKKAVYSSKKAAKNKNDTNDDILLSDTDVNETQNNASVNGAINATVSSSSSEDEEIFHEAREYATSPATDSSETGNLNNVNVNVNKILNTHHIQKTSNNQELSTDFTEDLGEDLGEDIGEDLGEDIDKASHEDDNENISEDLGLSTGTQSAQQLRVMNSTIETNTEGNAETSSNEDKEGEEATDDIEDEAEDDDEDFNEDVNNLSSTVSEQSQEDSIKISTKTEDDMDIDDELEPISDSEKLQLQLEAKDYQESLLKENSEESTNNSSESSKDTPEEEDKKYSKNEEEGEELKHKLPKSNTENTSAFYEFNKNINDRGCNKDSKIIKNWGPQLSSLKLKGLLNHGVTCYTNAAVQAMLHIPAVQHYLFDILRGNYSSTIKPNSVSYTLAETSRKMWNLPLKNKKNGKSSSSSYFDPKRLISRLDDINCMMSEWQQEDSHEYFMSLMSRLQEDSVPRGHKLTESIIYDIFGGLLKQLVTCKSCGEVSKTEQPFYDLSLHLKGKRKLHSSEENVGTTTNALADTDSSNAKQTQDNLVANSISSKTTSDTNTSFASQEGLTRRFSIEKSIRDFFNPELIKVDKEKKGYVCEKCNKTTNATKRSTILRAPETLLIHLKKFRFNGTSSSKMKQAVSYPMFLDLTEFCEAGKDSILPVKYQLLSVVVHEGRSLSSGHYIAHCKQPDGSWATYDDEYINKISEREMLKEPNAYYLLYTRLTPHEVSLSSNHVTAKQLAIPMSNTNNTSSVTSSPVVNKKTISQRSQVSNNNNNNNNNNNNNNNNNNNNKNKKKWKQNKRRKLKK
- the TIM22 gene encoding translocation channel protein TIM22 (similar to Saccharomyces cerevisiae TIM22 (YDL217C); ancestral locus Anc_2.65) → MGYRGFGLEQLSPPSNRPFNQLTQDEQAEKGAQMMLNFMSSCPGKFAVSGVTGFALGGVFGLFMASMQYDTPLHTSLPGVPNAVKNISDLPFKQQVKLQFADMGKRSWSSAKNFGYMGMIYSGAECVIESIRAKNDIYNGVWAGCVTGGGLAYKSGPQAAALGCAGFAAFSTAIELYMRSEDGAPPKNDFDA
- the KAR1 gene encoding Kar1p (similar to Saccharomyces cerevisiae KAR1 (YNL188W); ancestral locus Anc_2.64) — translated: MSDNIKKESDKRISYLRERLGHAVEKNKELIADKNNGIFKTKLHYRTHSDSDNSIDSKSFIREPRELEKRYPLNQTSTDIDENEIKNSPSFRYSRDSNTNSNLEDVLKNDTILSTPIPGKNDIPKLEKNQNTEIELMSETHNTNRKFLSNVDNIELTPRLIRSLTPLSGINQKRTHLGGINNNVNTKDPRVSMSQLSNSKISQIKKVLGNPVPLNYPKPNSMTYQSMSFHKDEDISHQESFLRDNKRKLTSFQKPIQTKWENILKRQRQNEQNQDIWGKNKGIEIHTLNDIENLPFGNNKEKDGLIKADNSLSENDSNSYVNLVNGSRRRIRSTNNLYKYDGHNDDQLSNISSRREKRQSIIQISGLEDTPVIRRLQNEMQINKRKIDILYETLQLHGDTTIPSKQQQVGEDSSACSTCNINNVSQTRVRCIYWTVLIIILIISNIIVFFICNI